In one window of Flavobacterium ginsengisoli DNA:
- a CDS encoding slipin family protein produces MGLVFENRKLEKVLEEGLHWIFGNKNIMIYDLNGSFQAPFELDILLQNEVLVSLLEVVEVADNEIVLQFVKGNFKEVLTPGKYAFWKGVVKNEFIKADLSKIEITENIPVNLLENVKMRYFTRKFIVASNDKALLFVNGTFVKELKSGTHYFWNNAITIEVKTVDTRQQAIGDFRQELLTKDKAGLRINFFVRYQVVDIMKALTENKDFEKQLYVAMQLALRAFVGGLTLDELLTKKDAIAEAILEEAKTKIEDLGLKISDAGIRDVILPGDMKEIMNQVLVAEKKAQANSIMRREETARNKKFA; encoded by the coding sequence GTGGGCTTGGTGTTCGAAAATAGAAAATTAGAAAAAGTCTTAGAAGAAGGATTACACTGGATTTTTGGAAATAAAAACATTATGATTTATGATCTAAATGGATCTTTTCAGGCTCCTTTTGAGTTGGATATTTTATTGCAAAATGAAGTGTTAGTATCTCTTTTGGAAGTTGTTGAGGTTGCCGATAACGAAATTGTATTACAATTCGTAAAAGGAAATTTCAAAGAAGTTTTAACGCCAGGAAAATATGCTTTTTGGAAAGGAGTTGTAAAAAATGAATTCATTAAAGCAGATTTGTCTAAGATTGAAATCACAGAAAATATTCCAGTAAACTTATTGGAAAATGTTAAGATGAGATACTTTACAAGAAAATTCATTGTGGCAAGCAACGACAAGGCTTTGTTATTTGTGAATGGAACTTTTGTGAAAGAATTGAAATCTGGAACACATTATTTCTGGAATAACGCCATTACAATCGAAGTAAAAACTGTCGATACAAGACAGCAAGCAATTGGAGATTTCCGCCAAGAATTGTTGACTAAAGATAAAGCAGGATTGAGAATTAACTTTTTTGTGAGATACCAAGTAGTTGATATCATGAAAGCTTTGACTGAAAATAAAGATTTTGAAAAACAATTGTATGTAGCAATGCAATTGGCTTTAAGAGCTTTTGTTGGAGGCTTGACTTTAGATGAATTGTTAACTAAAAAAGATGCTATTGCCGAGGCTATTTTAGAAGAAGCAAAAACTAAAATCGAAGATTTAGGTTTGAAAATTTCTGATGCTGGAATAAGAGATGTAATTCTTCCAGGAGATATGAAAGAAATCATGAATCAGGTTTTGGTTGCGGAGAAAAAAGCGCAAGCCAACAGCATTATGAGAAGAGAAGAAACTGCTCGCAACAAGAAGTTTGCTTAA
- a CDS encoding metallophosphoesterase, protein MNQKIFFTSDHHFGHTNIIRFSERPFASVEEMDQELIKRWNEKVSPRDIVYHLGDISLARPERTKEILDQLNGSIFLVKGNHDKSALSYAKRFEWIKDYYELSVEDADAPNGRQKIILFHYAMKVWRSSFRGTWHLYGHSHGHLFDDETSRSFDVGVDCHNYEPLSYDEVKAIILKKDWKAPFGDREL, encoded by the coding sequence ATGAATCAAAAAATATTTTTTACGTCTGATCATCATTTTGGTCACACGAATATAATTAGGTTTAGCGAACGGCCTTTTGCCTCGGTAGAAGAGATGGATCAGGAACTCATTAAACGTTGGAATGAAAAGGTGAGTCCGCGAGACATTGTCTATCACTTAGGAGATATTTCGCTGGCAAGACCAGAACGAACAAAAGAAATTTTAGACCAATTAAATGGTTCTATTTTTCTTGTAAAGGGCAATCACGATAAATCGGCATTGAGTTATGCAAAACGATTTGAATGGATTAAAGATTATTATGAATTAAGTGTTGAAGATGCAGATGCACCAAACGGAAGGCAGAAAATAATCTTGTTTCACTACGCAATGAAAGTATGGAGAAGTTCTTTTAGAGGAACATGGCATTTATACGGTCACTCTCATGGTCATTTGTTTGATGATGAAACTTCTCGATCGTTTGATGTTGGTGTTGACTGCCACAATTATGAACCTCTTTCTTATGATGAGGTAAAAGCCATTATTTTAAAGAAAGATTGGAAAGCTCCTTTTGGAGACAGAGAATTGTAA
- a CDS encoding 3'-5' exonuclease: protein MKTTDKIIIIDLEATCWQGAVPSGQQNEIIEIGLAVLDTETGAISKNRGILVKPQRSTVSLFCTELITITQDLLDKNGVSFEDAINELVDDYNPDLYTWASYGQYDLNMLKKQCKSFGVSYPMGEEHINVKEHFAEKFGLVKPTGMNGALALLNIPLEGTHHRGIDDAKNIAKILNWCLKN from the coding sequence ATGAAAACTACAGATAAAATTATTATTATCGATTTAGAAGCCACATGTTGGCAAGGTGCTGTCCCGAGCGGACAGCAAAATGAAATTATTGAAATTGGTTTAGCTGTATTAGACACAGAAACAGGAGCAATTTCGAAGAATAGAGGAATATTAGTAAAGCCACAACGTTCAACCGTTAGTTTGTTTTGTACGGAATTAATCACCATCACTCAGGATTTACTTGATAAGAACGGAGTTAGTTTCGAAGATGCCATCAATGAGCTTGTTGACGATTATAATCCTGATTTGTATACTTGGGCAAGTTACGGTCAATATGATTTGAATATGCTGAAAAAACAATGTAAATCGTTTGGTGTTTCGTATCCAATGGGAGAGGAGCATATCAATGTAAAAGAGCATTTTGCCGAAAAGTTTGGCTTGGTTAAACCAACAGGAATGAATGGTGCGCTTGCATTGCTGAATATTCCGTTAGAAGGAACACATCACCGCGGAATTGACGATGCCAAAAACATCGCTAAGATTTTGAATTGGTGCCTTAAAAATTAG
- a CDS encoding phytanoyl-CoA dioxygenase family protein codes for MPWTILEQLWNRAVNPENTNPDLTNWDNEIKTLYQLGIAMEDTLFFLYSEKPDFETFKTWINNRKRNAASEIEDLIENVLSEEDLQFWNENGYIVVKNAISKEDCRATQNAIWDYLEMDPNQKESWYKRHEKQKGLMLNFSDHETLNRNRFSPRIKKAYEQLYTTNKIYKTIDKVSFNPPETEHFTFLGSPLHWDMSLKKPLIYSLQGLLYLTECGENDGAFHCVPGFHNQINEWLDQLAPNENAREKALKTLQPKPITGDAGDFIIWHNALPHCATPNRGENPRMVQYLTYLPDDYNAAGEWI; via the coding sequence ATGCCTTGGACAATTCTCGAACAATTATGGAACCGTGCTGTAAATCCAGAAAACACGAATCCAGATCTTACCAATTGGGACAACGAAATTAAAACATTGTACCAATTAGGTATTGCCATGGAAGATACTTTATTCTTTTTATATTCTGAAAAACCAGATTTTGAAACTTTCAAGACATGGATTAATAACAGAAAACGAAATGCTGCCTCAGAAATAGAGGATTTAATAGAAAATGTATTGTCTGAAGAAGATCTTCAATTTTGGAATGAGAACGGTTATATAGTAGTTAAAAATGCCATTTCTAAAGAAGATTGCCGAGCCACACAAAACGCAATTTGGGATTATTTAGAAATGGATCCAAATCAAAAAGAAAGCTGGTACAAACGTCATGAAAAACAAAAAGGATTGATGCTTAATTTTTCGGATCACGAAACTTTAAATCGTAACCGTTTTTCGCCAAGAATAAAAAAAGCTTACGAACAGCTTTACACAACCAATAAAATTTACAAAACTATTGATAAAGTAAGTTTTAATCCTCCGGAAACAGAACATTTCACTTTTCTTGGAAGTCCGTTGCACTGGGATATGAGTTTAAAAAAACCGCTTATTTATAGCCTTCAAGGTTTACTGTATTTAACCGAATGCGGAGAAAATGATGGCGCTTTTCATTGTGTTCCTGGTTTTCATAACCAGATTAATGAATGGCTCGATCAACTTGCACCGAATGAAAATGCTAGAGAAAAAGCTTTAAAAACTTTACAGCCAAAACCAATTACAGGAGATGCCGGTGATTTTATAATCTGGCATAATGCACTGCCGCATTGCGCAACACCCAACAGAGGAGAGAATCCAAGAATGGTGCAATATCTTACTTATCTTCCAGATGATTACAATGCTGCAGGAGAATGGATTTAA
- a CDS encoding AMP-dependent synthetase/ligase translates to MVSITRLFDFPYYQQETYNLPVALATKKNGVWEKTSSQEYIAKANAVSRALLRMGVQKDDKIALITSNNRTEWNIMDIGILQTGAQNVPIYPTIAEEDYEYILNHSGSIYCFVSDEEVLQKVNAIKANVPTLKEVYSFNEIAGCKHWTDLLALGEDESNQSEVEARKDSIKTDDLATIIYTSGTTGRPKGVMLSHKNIVSNVLDSAPRIPFDPGKSTALSFLPICHIFERMILYIYQYYGVSVYFGESIDKISDNLKEVRPTVITAVPRLLEKVYDKIYAKGAELTGIKKKLFFWAIDLGLKYEPYGANGFWYEFQLKIARKLIFSKWKEGLGGNLDLMVSGSAALQPRLTRVFVAAEIPVMEGYGLSETSPVIAVNDQRNRGFKIGTVGKPIRNLEVKIAEDGEILLKGPNVMLGYYKDPEKTAEAIIDGYFHTGDIGEIDSEGFLKITDRKKEMFKTSGGKYIAPQMIENAMKQSRFIEQIMVIGEGEKMPAAFIQPNFEFVKEWAKIHKITLGSTDAEISSNPDVIKRIDEEVENINKKFGHWEQVKRIELTPDVWSIDGGQLTPTLKLKRKIIKEIYKDLYAKIYGNN, encoded by the coding sequence ATGGTTTCAATCACACGCCTTTTTGATTTTCCCTATTATCAACAAGAAACTTACAACCTTCCAGTTGCTCTTGCAACCAAAAAAAATGGAGTCTGGGAAAAAACATCTAGCCAAGAATATATTGCAAAAGCAAATGCTGTTTCGAGAGCATTATTGCGTATGGGCGTTCAGAAAGATGATAAAATCGCATTAATTACTTCGAACAACAGAACGGAGTGGAATATAATGGATATTGGTATTTTGCAGACTGGTGCTCAAAATGTTCCTATTTATCCAACTATCGCAGAAGAAGATTACGAATATATTTTAAACCATAGCGGTAGCATTTACTGTTTTGTTTCTGATGAAGAAGTATTACAGAAAGTAAATGCCATAAAAGCAAATGTGCCAACTTTAAAAGAGGTGTATTCCTTTAATGAAATTGCAGGTTGCAAACACTGGACAGATTTACTTGCACTTGGTGAAGACGAAAGCAATCAAAGCGAAGTCGAAGCTAGAAAAGACAGCATCAAAACAGATGATTTAGCTACTATTATCTACACTTCTGGAACAACAGGAAGACCAAAAGGAGTTATGCTTTCTCACAAAAATATTGTGTCAAATGTTTTGGACAGTGCGCCAAGAATTCCGTTTGATCCAGGAAAAAGCACTGCATTAAGCTTCTTGCCTATTTGCCATATTTTTGAAAGAATGATTTTGTACATCTATCAATATTATGGTGTTTCAGTTTATTTTGGAGAATCGATCGATAAAATTAGTGACAACTTAAAAGAAGTTCGTCCAACTGTCATTACAGCTGTACCAAGACTTTTAGAAAAAGTTTACGATAAAATTTATGCTAAAGGAGCCGAATTAACTGGCATCAAGAAAAAACTGTTTTTCTGGGCTATTGATTTAGGCTTGAAATACGAACCATACGGAGCTAACGGATTCTGGTATGAGTTCCAATTAAAAATTGCTCGCAAACTAATTTTTAGCAAATGGAAAGAAGGTTTGGGAGGAAATCTAGATTTAATGGTTTCTGGAAGCGCTGCTTTGCAACCACGTTTAACGAGAGTTTTTGTCGCTGCAGAAATTCCAGTTATGGAAGGTTACGGTTTATCTGAAACATCACCTGTAATTGCAGTTAACGATCAAAGAAACAGAGGTTTTAAAATTGGAACTGTTGGAAAACCAATTCGTAACCTTGAAGTTAAAATTGCTGAAGACGGAGAAATTTTATTAAAAGGACCAAACGTAATGTTAGGTTATTATAAAGATCCTGAAAAAACGGCCGAAGCAATTATCGATGGTTATTTCCATACAGGAGATATTGGAGAAATTGACAGTGAAGGTTTCTTGAAAATTACAGATCGTAAAAAAGAAATGTTCAAAACTTCTGGAGGTAAATATATCGCTCCACAAATGATTGAAAATGCCATGAAACAATCTCGCTTTATTGAGCAGATTATGGTTATTGGTGAAGGTGAAAAAATGCCTGCAGCCTTTATTCAACCCAACTTTGAATTTGTAAAAGAGTGGGCTAAAATTCATAAAATTACTTTAGGAAGTACAGATGCTGAAATTTCTTCAAATCCAGATGTTATTAAACGAATTGATGAAGAAGTAGAAAACATCAACAAAAAATTTGGTCACTGGGAACAAGTGAAACGCATTGAGCTAACTCCAGATGTTTGGTCAATTGATGGCGGACAACTTACTCCTACCTTAAAATTGAAACGAAAAATTATTAAAGAGATTTACAAAGACCTTTATGCTAAAATCTACGGAAACAATTAA
- a CDS encoding TonB-dependent receptor domain-containing protein, which produces MKNIIRKLYLPILLFTLSQFSFAQKTAIKGTITDGKNPIEFVDVILKSTADSTKTANYTTTDVSGNFALENVTSGEYLLQFKLIGFKINTKKIKYTGTAISLGTIILQEDANQLNTVVVNSQKKQIQKTAEGFVFNAVSNISQSGGTAIDMLKNIPTVSVDADDAISLRGKTPLILINGKNSAITDMNQIPASSIESIEIITSPTAKYDANAESGIINIKLKKNNLNGINGAAVLGGGFGAKGRLSDSALLNYKNDKWNVGLAYDNRFAGRTKSIEGDRTNYFIQDEHYIHQTRSDQRTEGLQNLKFNLDFSPNERNTFSFEALGNLENKDNEETLKTNVYNDSDAFFSANQRHSSEIQKAKAAEFSLNYDRKFSDDRKSLNANITSSFNFGRENTNIDTNNYDENGMLIGDTFWQKTHNYGKENISNAIVNHAFPISEKSTIETGYKGTFRFFNSDFQTADLINGDYVVNPLASNIFDFNEQINAFYGLLNSYSGSKDNQKWKYNVGLRAEQVSNNGKTENGSDNFSNHYLKLFPSASVQLNLQSDEFLKFGYSKRINRPDLDDLNPFVDITDALNPHSGNPYLKPEIIHIVELNYNKEWDKYSLSGNAFYRNANNTIRQYSTLQDNGVVLLQPQNIGNMVTYGVEGIFSLKPFSFYDANISLTAFQQNISATNLPQSEDVVNSAFSWYGKVINNFVPWKDGKLQIIGNYNSAVATPQGKRIPIYNVDMGFQQKLGKGNARLGLVVTDMFNTLESGYKNNTLLFKSNRTSKSDTRALMITFAYTFRSDFKEKLLENQFSTE; this is translated from the coding sequence ATGAAAAATATTATACGCAAATTATACCTCCCAATTCTCTTATTTACTTTAAGCCAATTTTCTTTTGCTCAAAAAACAGCAATAAAAGGAACCATCACCGACGGAAAAAACCCTATAGAATTTGTTGATGTTATTTTAAAAAGTACAGCCGATTCAACAAAAACTGCTAATTATACCACAACAGATGTTTCCGGCAATTTCGCTCTAGAAAATGTAACTTCTGGAGAATATCTGCTTCAATTTAAATTAATCGGTTTTAAAATAAATACTAAAAAGATAAAATATACAGGCACGGCTATTTCACTCGGCACTATCATTTTGCAAGAAGATGCAAATCAGCTTAATACTGTAGTTGTAAACTCACAGAAAAAACAGATTCAAAAAACTGCAGAAGGTTTTGTTTTTAACGCGGTTTCAAATATTTCGCAATCAGGAGGAACAGCAATTGATATGCTAAAAAATATTCCAACAGTTTCGGTTGATGCTGATGATGCCATTTCGTTAAGAGGAAAAACGCCTTTGATTTTAATCAATGGGAAAAATTCTGCTATTACTGATATGAATCAGATTCCTGCAAGCAGTATTGAAAGCATCGAAATCATTACAAGTCCGACTGCAAAATACGATGCTAATGCAGAAAGTGGCATTATCAATATCAAACTTAAAAAGAATAATCTAAACGGAATAAATGGTGCTGCAGTTCTTGGTGGCGGTTTTGGAGCAAAAGGAAGATTAAGCGACTCTGCTCTTTTAAATTATAAAAACGACAAATGGAATGTTGGCCTTGCTTACGACAATCGTTTTGCAGGAAGAACAAAAAGTATTGAAGGCGACCGAACGAACTATTTTATTCAAGACGAACATTATATCCATCAGACTCGAAGTGACCAGCGTACAGAAGGTTTACAAAATCTAAAATTCAATCTTGATTTTTCTCCAAACGAAAGAAACACTTTCTCTTTTGAAGCACTTGGAAATCTTGAGAACAAAGACAATGAAGAGACTTTAAAAACGAATGTTTATAACGATTCAGATGCCTTTTTCTCTGCTAACCAACGCCATTCTTCAGAAATTCAAAAAGCTAAAGCTGCAGAGTTTTCGTTAAATTATGACCGAAAATTTTCTGATGACAGAAAAAGTTTAAATGCAAACATTACCAGTTCTTTCAATTTTGGCAGAGAAAACACAAATATCGATACCAATAATTACGATGAAAATGGAATGCTGATTGGTGACACATTTTGGCAAAAAACACATAATTATGGGAAAGAAAATATTTCGAATGCTATTGTAAATCATGCTTTTCCAATTTCAGAAAAATCAACTATTGAAACAGGCTATAAAGGAACTTTTAGATTTTTTAATTCTGATTTTCAAACCGCTGATTTAATTAATGGCGATTATGTAGTTAATCCGCTTGCGAGTAATATTTTTGATTTTAATGAGCAAATAAATGCCTTTTATGGACTTTTAAATTCGTACTCTGGTTCAAAGGACAATCAGAAATGGAAATATAATGTCGGACTTCGTGCTGAACAAGTTTCAAATAATGGAAAAACAGAAAATGGAAGTGATAATTTTTCTAATCATTATTTAAAACTTTTCCCTTCGGCATCTGTTCAATTGAATTTGCAATCTGACGAATTTTTAAAATTTGGTTATAGTAAACGTATAAATCGCCCAGATTTAGATGATTTAAATCCTTTTGTTGATATTACCGATGCATTAAATCCTCATAGTGGAAATCCTTATTTAAAACCAGAAATTATTCATATTGTAGAATTAAATTATAATAAAGAATGGGATAAATATTCGCTTTCTGGAAATGCCTTTTATAGAAATGCTAACAATACCATAAGACAATATTCCACATTGCAAGATAATGGAGTTGTTTTATTACAGCCTCAGAACATTGGAAACATGGTTACTTATGGAGTTGAAGGTATTTTTAGTCTAAAACCATTCTCTTTTTATGATGCCAATATTAGTTTAACGGCTTTTCAGCAAAACATTAGTGCAACCAATTTACCACAATCTGAAGATGTTGTCAATAGTGCATTCAGTTGGTATGGAAAAGTGATCAATAACTTTGTGCCGTGGAAAGATGGAAAACTACAAATTATAGGAAACTACAATTCTGCTGTTGCAACTCCACAAGGAAAAAGAATCCCGATTTACAATGTAGATATGGGATTTCAGCAAAAATTAGGAAAAGGAAATGCACGATTAGGCTTAGTTGTAACCGATATGTTTAACACATTAGAAAGCGGTTATAAAAACAATACTTTATTATTTAAAAGCAATAGAACTTCAAAATCTGATACAAGAGCTTTAATGATAACGTTTGCTTATACCTTTAGATCAGATTTCAAAGAAAAATTACTAGAAAATCAGTTTTCGACGGAGTAA
- a CDS encoding sulfite exporter TauE/SafE family protein, with product MIGFLITIYAGLEHAFEADHLLAVNNLVTNRNRIKDALKDGMFWGVGHTSTIFLIGIIMIGFKISISENIFSYLEAIVGLMLIVLGIIRLFKLLYKKKHSHTYYHSHEHTHSNGVTHTHMHAHTYYHSHPIASFKHAHFDESTNYKTAFGVGLVHGLAGSGSLVILVISQMKTPIEGLLYILIFGIGSIIGMFIARWII from the coding sequence ATGATTGGATTTCTGATTACAATTTACGCTGGATTAGAACATGCCTTTGAAGCTGATCATTTACTGGCTGTAAATAATTTGGTTACTAATAGAAATAGAATCAAAGATGCTTTAAAAGATGGAATGTTCTGGGGTGTTGGCCATACTTCCACAATTTTTTTAATCGGCATTATCATGATTGGCTTTAAAATTTCGATAAGCGAAAATATATTTAGCTATCTCGAAGCCATTGTAGGTTTGATGCTTATTGTGCTGGGAATAATTCGTTTGTTTAAATTATTGTACAAGAAAAAACATTCGCACACGTATTATCATAGTCACGAGCATACGCACAGTAACGGAGTTACGCATACACACATGCACGCTCACACCTACTATCATTCCCATCCTATTGCCTCTTTTAAACATGCTCATTTTGATGAATCAACAAATTATAAAACGGCATTTGGTGTAGGACTGGTTCATGGTTTGGCAGGGAGCGGATCTTTGGTTATTTTAGTTATTTCGCAAATGAAAACTCCAATAGAAGGATTACTATATATCCTAATTTTCGGAATTGGTTCTATAATAGGAATGTTTATCGCTCGCTGGATTATTTAG
- the hypD gene encoding hydrogenase formation protein HypD, whose translation MKYLSEYRNPELVNYYLNEIHKITTKPWNIMEICGGQTHSLVKNGLLDLLPKNIRMIHGPGCPVCVTPISLIDKAIELLKKGVILCSFGDMIRVPGSSKSLLQAKAEGGDLRILYSPLEAVNIASKNPDKEVVFFAVGFETTAPSNALAVIYAQKLGLTNFSLLVSHVLVPPAMEAILSDEFCTINAFLGAGHVCTIVGLGDYYPIAEKYKIPIVVSGFEPADMIQAIYHTVVQLEKGEHNVENQYTRLVKEEGNVKAKEVVDSVFKIGTQEWRGIGVIKDSGLVMRAEYKMYDASQKFLITTLHKNTDQYCIAGQILTGHKRPNECPEFGKKCKPSNPLGAPMVSSEGACAAYFNYL comes from the coding sequence ATGAAATATCTTTCTGAATATCGAAATCCCGAACTAGTAAATTATTATTTAAATGAAATTCATAAAATTACCACTAAACCTTGGAATATAATGGAAATCTGTGGTGGTCAGACACATTCATTGGTCAAAAATGGATTATTAGATTTGCTTCCAAAAAATATTAGAATGATCCACGGACCAGGTTGTCCCGTTTGTGTTACTCCAATTTCATTAATTGATAAAGCAATAGAATTACTGAAAAAAGGTGTCATTTTATGCTCTTTCGGAGATATGATTCGCGTGCCTGGATCTTCTAAAAGCTTGCTTCAGGCAAAGGCCGAAGGAGGAGATCTTAGAATTTTATATTCACCTTTGGAAGCTGTAAATATTGCTTCAAAAAATCCAGATAAAGAAGTCGTCTTTTTTGCTGTAGGTTTTGAGACTACCGCACCAAGCAATGCTTTGGCTGTTATCTATGCTCAAAAATTAGGGCTTACTAACTTTAGTTTATTAGTCTCTCATGTATTGGTTCCGCCAGCTATGGAAGCTATTTTATCTGATGAGTTTTGTACCATTAATGCTTTCCTAGGAGCGGGTCATGTATGTACGATTGTTGGGCTCGGAGATTACTATCCTATAGCTGAAAAATATAAAATTCCTATTGTGGTTTCAGGATTTGAGCCCGCCGATATGATTCAGGCCATTTATCATACCGTAGTTCAATTAGAAAAAGGAGAACACAACGTAGAAAATCAATATACCAGATTAGTAAAAGAAGAAGGCAATGTAAAAGCCAAAGAAGTTGTTGATAGTGTTTTTAAAATTGGAACTCAGGAATGGCGAGGAATTGGTGTAATTAAAGACAGCGGACTTGTAATGCGAGCAGAATATAAAATGTATGATGCTAGCCAAAAGTTTTTGATCACAACTTTGCACAAAAATACAGATCAATACTGTATTGCCGGACAAATTTTAACAGGACATAAAAGACCAAATGAATGTCCTGAATTTGGAAAAAAATGTAAACCTTCCAATCCTTTAGGCGCACCAATGGTTTCTTCTGAAGGTGCTTGCGCGGCCTATTTTAATTATTTGTAA
- a CDS encoding FKBP-type peptidyl-prolyl cis-trans isomerase, translating to MDILELLGHIGKTEEKDKISYSTGVVMALSLKDIGFEEIMYEDFIDGMKSIFEKSSEKISPKRSIEIFNNYVALLQEELKVKNAAIGTAFLEKNALKEEITSLASGLQYEILEEGTGEIPKISDTVNVIYEGSLLNKTVFDSTKDSGPQKMRVSETIKGWQEALQLMPEKSSWKIYIPHHLAYAEIGAPPMIQPNSTLVFTIKLLNIV from the coding sequence ATGGATATTCTTGAACTATTAGGGCATATTGGGAAAACAGAAGAAAAAGACAAGATTTCTTACTCTACTGGTGTTGTTATGGCATTGAGTCTTAAAGACATTGGTTTTGAAGAAATAATGTATGAAGATTTTATTGACGGCATGAAATCTATTTTTGAGAAATCAAGTGAAAAAATCTCTCCAAAACGTTCTATTGAAATTTTCAATAATTATGTTGCCCTCTTACAAGAAGAACTAAAAGTAAAAAATGCCGCAATAGGAACTGCTTTTTTAGAGAAAAATGCTTTAAAAGAAGAAATTACTTCTCTAGCCAGCGGTTTGCAATATGAAATTTTAGAAGAAGGCACAGGCGAAATTCCAAAAATATCAGATACAGTAAATGTTATTTACGAAGGTTCTTTATTAAATAAGACCGTTTTCGATTCTACTAAAGATTCTGGACCACAAAAAATGCGTGTATCAGAAACCATAAAAGGCTGGCAGGAAGCTTTACAATTAATGCCCGAAAAATCAAGTTGGAAAATTTACATTCCGCATCATCTTGCGTATGCCGAGATTGGCGCACCGCCAATGATACAGCCCAACTCTACTTTAGTGTTTACTATTAAGCTCTTAAACATTGTCTGA
- a CDS encoding Sua5/YciO/YrdC/YwlC family protein: MCKTCLEEYNNPKDIRFHSQTNSCPECGVRISFTDNKGIITKGTNKEIFEALCEKLTAGKIIAVKNISGYLLLCDATNPKAVLELRNRKKRLTKPFAVLFKDIKQIENYLYCQKAEKKAITSCQAPIVILPLKKKADLAITEISPAIETVGAMLPNSGILHLISNLFQKPFVATSGNFNGAAICMNQNEALKSLNSVADFYLHHDLEIQHSQDDSILKFSKKHKQKVILRRARGLAPNLNLSFLAPRSEKLLCLGSDLKNTITITPNEQTYISEYIGDLANYDTYNRFEKKINSYLTFFNFSPQKIIYDPHPSYQSANKISAFTFENKTIETLTIQHHEAHFACYFG; the protein is encoded by the coding sequence ATGTGTAAAACATGTCTTGAGGAATATAATAATCCCAAAGACATTCGTTTTCATTCTCAGACTAATTCATGTCCTGAATGTGGTGTAAGAATTTCATTTACAGACAATAAAGGAATCATAACAAAGGGAACAAATAAAGAAATATTTGAAGCTCTTTGCGAAAAACTTACAGCAGGAAAAATCATTGCCGTAAAAAACATCAGCGGCTACCTACTCTTATGTGATGCAACAAATCCTAAAGCAGTTCTAGAATTACGAAACCGAAAAAAACGTCTCACAAAACCATTTGCAGTTTTATTTAAAGACATTAAACAAATAGAAAATTATCTGTATTGTCAGAAAGCAGAAAAAAAAGCAATCACTTCCTGCCAAGCTCCAATTGTAATTTTACCGCTAAAAAAGAAAGCAGATTTAGCTATTACAGAAATCAGTCCAGCTATCGAAACTGTTGGCGCTATGTTGCCTAATTCTGGCATTTTACATTTAATTTCAAACTTGTTTCAAAAACCATTTGTAGCAACTAGTGGCAACTTTAATGGCGCAGCAATCTGTATGAACCAAAATGAAGCTTTAAAATCATTAAATTCTGTTGCCGACTTTTATTTACATCATGATTTAGAAATTCAACATTCGCAAGATGATTCTATATTAAAATTTTCAAAAAAGCATAAGCAAAAAGTAATATTGCGCCGAGCGCGTGGTCTTGCTCCAAATCTCAATTTGTCTTTTTTAGCTCCGAGGTCAGAAAAACTGCTTTGCTTAGGTTCAGATCTAAAAAATACTATTACAATTACACCAAACGAACAGACCTACATAAGCGAATACATTGGAGATCTTGCAAATTATGATACTTATAACAGATTTGAAAAAAAGATTAATAGCTATTTGACTTTTTTCAATTTTTCACCACAAAAAATTATTTATGACCCGCATCCCAGTTACCAATCTGCCAATAAAATTTCAGCTTTCACATTCGAAAACAAAACTATAGAAACGCTTACAATACAGCATCATGAAGCACACTTTGCTTGCTATTTTGGGTGA
- a CDS encoding acylphosphatase yields MNPTFQITISGSVQGVGFRPFVYNLAISYDLKGYVSNNENGVIIIVQEKSPTVTEFYKELKKNILKMLK; encoded by the coding sequence TTGAATCCTACATTTCAAATAACAATTTCAGGTAGTGTGCAAGGTGTAGGCTTTCGTCCCTTTGTATATAATTTGGCAATCAGCTATGATCTGAAAGGCTATGTTTCTAATAATGAAAATGGAGTCATTATCATAGTACAGGAAAAATCGCCTACTGTAACTGAATTTTATAAAGAGCTTAAAAAAAACATCCTAAAAATGCTAAAATAA